The Endozoicomonas sp. 4G DNA segment CATAAGCAGGCTAAAAGTCGCCGCCAGGAGTCTATTCAGCCATGAGCGCTCAGAGAGGCTGGGAAAATCGTTCAAAAGAGAGCGCATAGATATCTCCTTATGCAACGTACATCAATAATGGGGGTAGAAAAAGACTGTACAAGATGCCGGACTCAGGGGCTAAAAGCAAGTGACTCGCAGGGAGAGGTTGAGAAGGGGGTATTGGTGTCTGAAGGGTATGAGGCGTATACTGCGGGCTCTCTATTTCCTGTTTTACTCTCTGATCCATTTCATATGACCCAGACCCTAGAAACAGATGTTGTCGTAATTGGCGGAGGCATTGCCGGTCTCTGGCTGTTCAATACCCTCAATCAGCAAGGCTATAAAACCCTTCTTCTGGAAAATGCTGCCCTAGGTGGTGGTCAGACGATCAAGTCCCAGGGGATCGTTCATGGCGGCACCAAGTACACGCTGACGGGTACTCTGACCAAGGCGGCAGAGTGCATTGCCGGCATGCCAGACCGCTGGCGCCGGGCTCTGAAGGGAGAAGGTGAGGTTGATCTGTCGGGAGCCGCTATACTCTCTCAGTCTCAGTACCTGTGGTCTCCCGGCGATGTTGGTTCCCGGCTCACCACGTTTTTCGCCAGCAAGGCTCTGCGAGGTAGAGTGGAGCAGCTGAAGAAACCGGAAGATTTTCCCGATATTTTTCGCCATGAAGGGTTCCGGGGCAAAGTCTATCAGCTCAATGAGATCGTGCTGGATATCCGAACGGTGATCAAAGCGCTGGTGAAAGGCTTGGAAGACCGGATCCTCAAGGTGGACTGGTCGGAAAATACCCGTATTGTCACCGAAGCTAAGAAAATAGCTTTCATCGAGCATAAAGTCGGGGGCAAAACCCTGCGCATCAAGGCGCGCAAGTTTGTTACAACGGCAGGTGAAGGCACCGAGGGTCTGATGAAGCTCTGGGGACTCTCCCAGCCAGAAATGCAGAGAAGGCCGCTCCACATGATTATGGTTCGGCATCGTCATTCTGAGCCACTCTTTGCCCATTGTCTGGGTACCAAACCCGTGCCAAGAATGACAGTAACCAGCCATCCGGATGGTGAAGGCAACTGGGTCTGGTATTTGGGGGGCGAAATTGCCGAAGATGGGATGGAGCGGACACCCGAAGAACAGATCCGGGTGGCCCAGCGTGAGCTGGCAGCCTTATTGCCGTGGGTGAATCTGGATGAGGCTCAGTGGGCGACCTTGTTTGTAAACCGGGCCGAACCCAGGCAGACCAAACGGCTGAGACCGGATGCTGCTTTTATTCATGAAGCAGAAAACGGCATTGTTTCCTGGCCAACCAAGCTGGCGCTGGCGCCCAATCTTTCCGATGAGGTCATTAAAGTGTTGAACAAGCAGCAACTCCTACCTTCCGGCAACGAAGGCTTTGCTTTGCCAGAGGGCGTTCAGCATCCTGAAATCTGCCAACCCTTCTGGAGTGGGGTCTTTGCCGATCATGACTGATTACACGCTTGAGACAAGAACCATTGCAGGCACCGATATTCAGGTTTCTCCCATCGGCTTCGGAACGGTGAAGCTGGGCAGGGATCAGGGGGTAAAATACCCAGCCGGATTCAAGATTCCAGATGATCGCGAGGCCAGGGAATTACTGAAACTGGCTCAATCTTTGGGGATTAACCTGCTGGACACGGCACCTGCCTACGGTACCAGTGAAGAACGATTGGGGCCTTTGCTAAAAGGTCAGAGAGACGATTGGGTTATTTGCAGTAAAGTCGGTGAGGAGTTTGAGAACGGCGAATCTCATTTCGATTTCACCCCGGAACATATTCGTTTCAGTATCGAGCGAAGCCTGAAACGGTTGAATACCGACCGGATTGAAATGGTGCTGGTGCATTCCAATGGTGATGACGTCAATATTATTCAGCAGTACGGCTGTCTGGAAGTGCTGGAGTCGTTAAAAAAAGAAGGCAAGATCCTGGCGTCAGGCATGTCCACCAAAACCATTGAAGGCGGCATTATGGCCCTGGAAAAGTCCGATATGGCCATGGTGACTTATAACCTGAAGGAACAGGCTGAGAAACCGGTGCTTGATTACGCTCTCCAGAACAATAAGGGTATTTTGATCAAGAAGGCTCTGGCCAGTGGTCATGCCTGTCTGGAAGGTGAAGATCCGGTGGAAAAAAGCATGGAGCTGGTGTTCTCTCATCCTGCGACTTCGGCGGCGGTGATTGGCACTATTAATCCGTCACATCTTAAGAGCAATGCACAGACGTGTGCCAGGGTCATCAGTCATCTTGGCAGCTGATTGATGTTCTGGCGGCTCGGTTAAGGAAAAAGGGCTTTTATTCACGCGAGGTTCCCACGTTTTCATAGGCCGCTGCCATCACTTCAGCAATTGTCATTGATGGGTTGTCTACAGTGATTCCAACCGCCTGTTGACACAGGGAGGCGTACTGGTCAAAGTCCCAGCCTGCGTCTAAATGGGCGGCGAACTCTTTGCCTAAAAGGTTCACTAGCTCAGATGAGTTGCTGAAAGTCAGCAGTTCATTCAAGTAGTTGTTTAGCAAGTTTGCCTCGTTTGTAAACTCTGGCTTTTCTTTTGTCAGCGCTGTAAGAGATCCCCGGAAGGGAATGGTGGGTGGGGCTCTGTCAGGTTTTTTGGGGCCTGTTTTGGTTTCAGGTTGAACCGTGTTTTCGTGAATTCTCTTCTGCAGGGCCTCCCGGTATTCTGTTTTCAGGAAAGAACCCTCTCCCTTAAAAGCGTAACTCTTCTCCAGTTTTTTGAGGTCTTTTGGTGTAGCTTCTAAAATCTCCTGAAGCTCCTTCAAAGCACTATCAACTTTGACCTTTGTCTTAGGGGGGAGTTGTTTACTCGCTACCGCCTTGCCCAGATTTTTTTTAATTTGGTGAGCCTGCTCAAAGCACTGGCAGGTAAGAATAGCCTGAGCCTGAATACTAGGGTATGGTCTGCCAACAGAAGAAAATGCCTTTGAGTCGGGTATTCCTTCCACTAAGTATTCAGACAGCGCAGGGCAAGATTTAAGCTGGTTTCGAATGGAGTCTGGAAAATTGGAGAATTTCAGTTCTTCTCGCTGAGCCCGCAATTGTTGCATGCACTTATCCAGTCCTTTTCTGAAAGGCTCACCAAGGTTTGGTGCCTCTTTTAAGGGTTGATGAGCGTTATATCGTGCCTCTAGCAGCATTATGGAAAAACCGGCTTCTTTGAAAGCCTTTTGAACATGAGGTTGCAGGTCTGGCTGTCCGGATTTTTCGGATTTTTTGGTCAGGTTAGCTAACAGATCTTCCACTTCACCCTGATTTCTGGCGTGTTTTTTAATCGTTCTCAGAACAGACTCATAACTGCCATTTTTATTGTTTACTGCTTTTTTGACATCATTCAATGCCAGTTTAAATGCTTTGACGGCTTTTTTTTCAGTGGCTTTTTTCTCTTTAGCTGCGGCTTTTTTCTCTTTAGCTGTGGCCTTATCGGAATTGCTGACACTTCTGGAGAAGAGGCTTTTTTTCGGCAGCTTCTTACCTTTTCCATTTTGGGGGACGGCATCTTCAACGGAAGAAATTGAAGAGCCTTTGTGATGGCCCTTAGGTTTCTCAACTTTCTGTTGACCATGTTCGGACCATGTTGGGCTGATAGAAACCTTTTCGCCGCCGCTGATAATACCCATTATTCTATCCCTGGATCTCTGAGTTCGCTCAACTTATTATAGAGGGCAGAGTTATAGTAAACGACTATCCTCGGGTTTTGGAGAAGATAGCCGTCAACTGTCGAAAAGTTGACGGCAATCCTGCTAGTTCATGGCAAAAGCATCAGGCGGTCTCTTCAGAAGTCTTGTCTTTTCTGATTTTTTCAACAATGGCGGTTGTTGAACAGTTGTCCAGGAACGCCAGAACCTTTACCTCACCACCGTATTCGTAGACGATAGGGGCGCCGACGACTTCATCTATGGTGTAGTCACCGCCTTTGACCAGAACGTCGGGTTTGACCATTCTCAGCAGATCTTCAGGGGTATCTTCTTCGAAGCAAACGACCCAGTCTACCGCTTCAAGGCCTGCCAGTACCGCCATTCTGCGATCTTCCGAGTTGATGGGGCGGCCTTCACCTTTCAATCTTTTTACCGAAGCATCGCTGTTGATGGCAAGTACCAGCCTGTCACCCTGCTTTCGGGCCTGCTCCAGATATCCGACGTGGCCTGCATGAATAATGTCGAAGCAACCATTGGTGAAGACGATTTTTTCGCCATGGGCCCGGGCATCTTCCAAGGCAATCTTGAGCTGGTCCGGGGTGATAACACCTCGCTCTGCTCCCAGTTCTCTGTTCACTTCGCGGCGCAGCTCGGGCATGCTCACCGTTGCCGTACCCAGCTTGGCGACCACGATACCAGCGGCAATATTGGCCAGGGCGGCGGCTTTGGGCAGGTCAGCCCCAGCCGCGAGGGCAGTGGCCAAAGTCGAAATAACCGTATCTCCGGCACCGGTTACATCAAAGACTTCACGGGCCCGGGCTGGCAGGTGCAGTTCCTGTTCGTCTCTGCGAATCAGGGTCATGCCGTGCTCGCTGCGGGTGATCAGTATGGCCTCAAGCTCCAGCTCATCCAGCAACCGGTGGCCTTTGGTAATCAACTCCTGCT contains these protein-coding regions:
- a CDS encoding FAD-dependent oxidoreductase, with amino-acid sequence MQRTSIMGVEKDCTRCRTQGLKASDSQGEVEKGVLVSEGYEAYTAGSLFPVLLSDPFHMTQTLETDVVVIGGGIAGLWLFNTLNQQGYKTLLLENAALGGGQTIKSQGIVHGGTKYTLTGTLTKAAECIAGMPDRWRRALKGEGEVDLSGAAILSQSQYLWSPGDVGSRLTTFFASKALRGRVEQLKKPEDFPDIFRHEGFRGKVYQLNEIVLDIRTVIKALVKGLEDRILKVDWSENTRIVTEAKKIAFIEHKVGGKTLRIKARKFVTTAGEGTEGLMKLWGLSQPEMQRRPLHMIMVRHRHSEPLFAHCLGTKPVPRMTVTSHPDGEGNWVWYLGGEIAEDGMERTPEEQIRVAQRELAALLPWVNLDEAQWATLFVNRAEPRQTKRLRPDAAFIHEAENGIVSWPTKLALAPNLSDEVIKVLNKQQLLPSGNEGFALPEGVQHPEICQPFWSGVFADHD
- a CDS encoding aldo/keto reductase, which translates into the protein MTDYTLETRTIAGTDIQVSPIGFGTVKLGRDQGVKYPAGFKIPDDREARELLKLAQSLGINLLDTAPAYGTSEERLGPLLKGQRDDWVICSKVGEEFENGESHFDFTPEHIRFSIERSLKRLNTDRIEMVLVHSNGDDVNIIQQYGCLEVLESLKKEGKILASGMSTKTIEGGIMALEKSDMAMVTYNLKEQAEKPVLDYALQNNKGILIKKALASGHACLEGEDPVEKSMELVFSHPATSAAVIGTINPSHLKSNAQTCARVISHLGS
- the hldE gene encoding bifunctional D-glycero-beta-D-manno-heptose-7-phosphate kinase/D-glycero-beta-D-manno-heptose 1-phosphate adenylyltransferase HldE, with protein sequence MKLTLPRFNQARVLVIGDVMLDRYWHGGTSRISPEAPVPVVRVNQIEDRPGGAGNVALNIASLGAPAWLIAATGNDEAADALKARLEAAGVYCDFARLKDIPTITKLRVISQHQQLIRLDHEEAFSGLSSDILTEKTANLLASIDAVILSDYNKGTLQNQQQLIELARTQGIPVLVDPKGTNFERYRGATVITPNLHEFETVVGHCRDEQELITKGHRLLDELELEAILITRSEHGMTLIRRDEQELHLPARAREVFDVTGAGDTVISTLATALAAGADLPKAAALANIAAGIVVAKLGTATVSMPELRREVNRELGAERGVITPDQLKIALEDARAHGEKIVFTNGCFDIIHAGHVGYLEQARKQGDRLVLAINSDASVKRLKGEGRPINSEDRRMAVLAGLEAVDWVVCFEEDTPEDLLRMVKPDVLVKGGDYTIDEVVGAPIVYEYGGEVKVLAFLDNCSTTAIVEKIRKDKTSEETA